DNA sequence from the Leopardus geoffroyi isolate Oge1 chromosome A3, O.geoffroyi_Oge1_pat1.0, whole genome shotgun sequence genome:
AAGATCATCAATGACAATGCTACATACTGCCGCCTCGCTCAGTTCATTGGAAACCGAAGGGAGCTGAATGAAGACAAGCTGGAGAAGCTGGAAGAGCTGACAATGGATGGAGCCAAGGCTAAGGCTATTCTGGATGCCTCGCGGTCCTCCATGGGTCAGTACAGCTTAGTGGCCAGAATAAGTTTGGGGCTGTGAATATCTGCTCTTGCATTCATTCTTGGTGTCCCTTAGGCATGGACATATCAGCCATCGACTTGATAAACATCGAGAGCTTCTCCAGTCGTGTGGTGTCTTTGTCAGAGTACCGCCAGAGCCTACATACTTACCTGCGATCCAAGATGAGCCAAGTAGCCCCCAGCCTATCAGCGCTAATTGGGGAAGCGGTACGTCATGGGGAACACAACATGGGGTTAAGGACTATTACAACAGAGGTCCATACTGCTGTATTTTCTGACCCATTGTTAATCTTCCCCAGTTGCACTTGACGATGGGTGAAGCGGAATTATGCAGTTGGTAGAGTGGCAATTCCAGCTTCTCTAATTCCTTGAATCCTTTTCTAGGTAGGTGCACGTCTCATTGCTCATGCTGGCAGCCTCACCAACCTGGCCAAGTATCCAGCGTCCACAGTGCAGATCCTTGGGGCTGAAAAGGCCCTGTTCAGGTACCAGTGAGGGCACCTGCCCACACACAGGTGCCACTTGCGGTGCCCACTGCTTGTTTGGGGATCACGGTGATGGCTGACCAGGGCTCCCTGACCTATACAGACCTCTGCTATGGGGTGATGGCCAGTCCTGGTGTCTGAGTGATTCCCAGGGCCCAGCAAAGGGACCAGATTTCCAGGTCAGCGACATTGGatgccttccctctgcctctgggaGCTGTGGGTTGGCATGAGGTGGGGGTGTAGAGACCCAGTCCAGCCTAAGGCTCACTTTGGAGACTGGGGGAGCACGGGAGGGGAGGAGCTGCCTCGGCTGGTGGGGGTGAGATTTCTGATCTTAAACTCCCCACTAAATATTCTTCTCCCAGAGCCCTGAAGACCAGGGGTAACACCCCAAAATATGGACTCATTTTCCACTCCACCTTCATTGGCCGAGCAGCTGCCAAGAACAAAGGCCGCATCTCCCGATACCTGGCAAACAAATGCAGTATTGCCTCACGAATTGATTGCTTCTCTGGTATGGGTGGGGGGGGTTGgaggagaaggggctgggaggaggggaggccgaCTACCTAGCAGCTTCTACAATGATGGCAATATTTTTCGTCAACAGCAGTTCACCTAGTGAGTGTTGATACCTTGGGTCTGAGTGAAGCTGAGGGTAGAGGGAAAACGGTGGGGAGTAGCTGGCCCTTTAGGAGCTGACAGGCTTTGTttacccacacgcacacacacacacacatccagaggTGCCCACAAGTGTATTTGGGGAGAAGCTTCGAGAGCAAGTTGAGGAGCGGCTGTCCTTCTATGAGACAGGAGAGATTCCACGAAAGAATCTGGATGTCATGAAGGAGGCAATGGTTCAGGTCAGTTTGGGCTTtgctgggtgggggaaggaccAGAGCTGGCTGTTGGAGGTGATGAACTGGCTAAGCCTGACTTTGTAGAGTGGAGGcaaaaaaaactgatttaatgAGCCTGATCCAATGAAGCTGGAAAGGAGGCCTAGAGAACCTGCAGTCTTCAGGGCCTTTTCAGCACTTTTCTTTGGCCAGGCAGAGGAAGCGGCTGCTGAGATGGCCAGGAAGCTGGAGAAGCAGGAGAAGAAACGcttgaagaaggagaagaaacggCTGGCCGCCCTTGCCCTCGCGTCTTCGGAAAACAGCAGTAGTACCCCGGAGGAGTGTGAGGTCAGTGGGCAGGCCAACCCTCAGCCCAGGGTGAAGGCCCCGGGTGTAGGGTTCTTGACAGCAGAACAGAGGATGTGCTACCTCACATCATGGTCTCGAGTCCAGGCTTTTGGACTAAAATCAGGACCTGAAACATCTCAAACTACCTCTTGATTCTATAGGAAGGAGAtaggtgctgagagaactggctCAGGAGCCCAGAGAGCTGGTTGTAACACACCCGGTCCCTGGGCAAGTGTTCTGTCCTCGGCTGCCTCCCAGGAGTCCTCAACCGGGGGTAGTGTGAATTCCTGCTCTGCGTGTTCTCAGCCGTGTTGGCTGGAGGTGGTAGCATTTCATAGTGGGGCTTGGGGCAGGGAGGTCTCCATGATGTGTGCTAGGTTAGGGTCCTCCCCAGGATTTTCATGCAGCGCCCAGTTTGTCAAGTAGTCTTTCAGGGTCCCCTTTGGAACATGGCATGATGGTTCTAGTGTGTGTTTTTCTATAGCTATTTCATGGGCTTAGCAACATATCCTCCTTAAGTGGGAGTCCCCTTGGGGATGGGTTTGCAGCATCTTGCCTATAGTTAGAAATCCTTTCCGAAACACTGGGCGATTTTCACACCATTTCCACCAGTTTCTCTGCCCTATTTAGTTGCTGGAATTTTCAGAGGTGCGCATATTCATACGATGGAAGATAGTTTCAtgcccatttttctctttagGAGATAAGTGAGAGacccaagaagaagaaaaagcaaaagcccCAGGAGACTCCTCAGGAGAATGGAATGGAAGACCCATCGGTTTCTGTCTCCAaacccaagaaaaagaaatctttttccaAGGAGGAGCTGGTTAGTAGTGATCTTGAAGAGACCGCTGGCAGCGGAAGTCTTCCTAAAAGGAAGAAATCTTTCCCCAAAGAGGAACCAGTTAGTGATGCCGAAGAGGCAGCAAACAGGAGCATCcctaagaaaaagaggaaattctcTTCCAAGGAGGAGCCACTCAGCAGTGGACCAGAAGAGGCTGTTGGCAGCAAGAGCAGCagctccaagaaaaagaaaaagctccagAAGTTCTCCCAGGAAGATTAGAGCGGACATTTTCCTGGTGGGGCATAACCCACATGGCGTTTCCCAACCCATCCCTTATAtcccaataaaaacaaattcacagGAGTccatat
Encoded proteins:
- the NOP56 gene encoding nucleolar protein 56 isoform X2, which codes for MVLLHVLFEHAVGYALLALKEVEEISLLLPQVEECVLNLGKFHNIVRLVAFCPFASSQVALENANAVSEGVVHEDLRLLLETHLPSKKKKVLLGVGDPKIGAAIQEELGYNCQTGGVIAEILRGVRLHFHNLVKGLTDLSACKAQLGLGHSYSRAKVKFNVNRVDNMIIQSISLLDQLDKDINTFSMRVREWYGYHFPELVKIINDNATYCRLAQFIGNRRELNEDKLEKLEELTMDGAKAKAILDASRSSMGMDISAIDLINIESFSSRVVSLSEYRQSLHTYLRSKMSQVAPSLSALIGEAVGARLIAHAGSLTNLAKYPASTVQILGAEKALFRALKTRGNTPKYGLIFHSTFIGRAAAKNKGRISRYLANKCSIASRIDCFSEVPTSVFGEKLREQVEERLSFYETGEIPRKNLDVMKEAMVQAEEAAAEMARKLEKQEKKRLKKEKKRLAALALASSENSSSTPEECEEIGAERTGSGAQRAGCNTPGPWASVLSSAASQESSTGGSVNSCSACSQPCWLEVVAFHSGAWGREVSMMCARLGSSPGFSCSAQFVK
- the NOP56 gene encoding nucleolar protein 56 isoform X3 is translated as MVLLHVLFEHAVGYALLALKEVEEISLLLPQVEECVLNLGKFHNIVRLVAFCPFASSQVALENANAVSEGVVHEDLRLLLETHLPSKKKKVLLGVGDPKIGAAIQEELGYNCQTGGVIAEILRGVRLHFHNLVKGLTDLSACKAQLGLGHSYSRAKVKFNVNRVDNMIIQSISLLDQLDKDINTFSMRVREWYGYHFPELVKIINDNATYCRLAQFIGNRRELNEDKLEKLEELTMDGAKAKAILDASRSSMGMDISAIDLINIESFSSRVVSLSEYRQSLHTYLRSKMSQVAPSLSALIGEAVGARLIAHAGSLTNLAKYPASTVQILGAEKALFRALKTRGNTPKYGLIFHSTFIGRAAAKNKGRISRYLANKCSIASRIDCFSEVPTSVFGEKLREQVEERLSFYETGEIPRKNLDVMKEAMVQAEEAAAEMARKLEKQEKKRLKKEKKRLAALALASSENSSSTPEECEEGDRC
- the NOP56 gene encoding nucleolar protein 56 isoform X1, whose protein sequence is MVLLHVLFEHAVGYALLALKEVEEISLLLPQVEECVLNLGKFHNIVRLVAFCPFASSQVALENANAVSEGVVHEDLRLLLETHLPSKKKKVLLGVGDPKIGAAIQEELGYNCQTGGVIAEILRGVRLHFHNLVKGLTDLSACKAQLGLGHSYSRAKVKFNVNRVDNMIIQSISLLDQLDKDINTFSMRVREWYGYHFPELVKIINDNATYCRLAQFIGNRRELNEDKLEKLEELTMDGAKAKAILDASRSSMGMDISAIDLINIESFSSRVVSLSEYRQSLHTYLRSKMSQVAPSLSALIGEAVGARLIAHAGSLTNLAKYPASTVQILGAEKALFRALKTRGNTPKYGLIFHSTFIGRAAAKNKGRISRYLANKCSIASRIDCFSEVPTSVFGEKLREQVEERLSFYETGEIPRKNLDVMKEAMVQAEEAAAEMARKLEKQEKKRLKKEKKRLAALALASSENSSSTPEECEEISERPKKKKKQKPQETPQENGMEDPSVSVSKPKKKKSFSKEELVSSDLEETAGSGSLPKRKKSFPKEEPVSDAEEAANRSIPKKKRKFSSKEEPLSSGPEEAVGSKSSSSKKKKKLQKFSQED